In Zingiber officinale cultivar Zhangliang chromosome 6A, Zo_v1.1, whole genome shotgun sequence, a single genomic region encodes these proteins:
- the LOC121996125 gene encoding probable serine/threonine-protein kinase PBL21 isoform X1, whose amino-acid sequence MSCFPCLSPRRREARCRIEDSGRSRPRSRFAADPPENEKPAPSDGGERNKSARKFTFRDLAAATHNFRESNLIGEGGFGRVYKGRLDSDQIVAIKQLKQDGYQGSNEFLVEVLMLTVLRHPNLVNLIGYCAEGDERLLVYEYMCKGTLEDNLFDQTPGKAPIDWNTRMKIALGAAKGLTYLHDVANPPVIYRDMKAANVLLDENFNPKLSDFGLAKLGPVGDKTHVSTRVMGTHGYCAPDYAMTGKLTVKSDIYSFGVLLLEMITGRRAFDCSKTRAEQNLIAWSRPFLNDRRKFGRLADPSLEGCYPPRAFHQLVVITSMCLQEQAHVRPIIADVVVALDHVASQPYVGEPDSNKVMKFSAQSSPIGKMATSASKGCKLRKDCGSEFS is encoded by the exons ATGAGCTGTTTTCCCTGTCTCAGCCCTCGCCGGAGAGAAGCGAGGTGCAGAATCGAAGACAGCGGTCGTTCCCGCCCCCGTTCGCGTTTCGCCGCCGATCCTCCTG AGAATGAGAAGCCGGCTCCATCCGACGGCGGCGAGAGGAACAAATCCGCGAGAAAATTCACCTTCAGAGATCTCGCCGCGGCCACTCACAACTTTAGGGAGTCCAATCTGATCGGAGAAGGCGGCTTCGGGAGAGTCTACAAAGGGCGACTCGATTCAGACCAG ATTGTGGCCATCAAGCAGCTTAAGCAGGATGGTTATCAGGGGAGCAACGAGTTCCTGGTGGAAGTCCTAATGCTCACTGTGCTGCGGCATCCCAATCTTGTGAACCTGATCGGCTACTGCGCCGAGGGAGATGAGAGGCTGCTAGTTTACGAGTACATGTGCAAAGGAACCTTGGAAGACAACCTATTTG ATCAGACTCCTGGCAAGgcgccgatcgattggaacacaCGAATGAAGATTGCTCTCGGTGCTGCAAAGGGGCTCACGTACTTGCACGACGTTGCAAACCCTCCTGTAATTTACAGGGATATGAAGGCGGCAAACGTGTTGTTGGATGAAAACTTCAACCCCAAGCTGTCTGATTTTGGACTTGCTAAACTTGGGCCTGTCGGCGACAAAACGCATGTTTCGACGAGGGTGATGGGAACCCATGGTTACTGTGCTCCTGATTATGCCATGACCGGTAAGCTCACCGTGAAGTCTGACATTTATAGCTTCGGTGTGCTGCTGCTGGAGATGATCACTGGACGGCGAGCTTTCGATTGCTCGAAAACTCGCGCGGAGCAGAACTTAATAGCTTGG TCACGGCCGTTCTTGAACGATCGAAGGAAGTTCGGGCGGTTGGCTGATCCATCTCTCGAAGGTTGCTATCCTCCACGGGCCTTCCATCAGTTGGTCGTGATAACCTCAATGTGTCTCCAAGAGCAAGCTCATGTTCGACCAATTATAGCTGATGTCGTCGTTGCCCTTGACCATGTGGCATCCCAGCCGTACGTCGGAGAGCCGGACTCCAACAAGGTCATGAAATTCTCCGCTCAGTCCTCGCCTATTGGGAAAATGGCAACTTCAGCATCTAAAGGATGCAAACTTAGAAAAG ATTGCGGATCGGAGTTCTCATAA
- the LOC121996125 gene encoding probable serine/threonine-protein kinase PBL21 isoform X2, with protein MSCFPCLSPRRREARCRIEDSGRSRPRSRFAADPPENEKPAPSDGGERNKSARKFTFRDLAAATHNFRESNLIGEGGFGRVYKGRLDSDQIVAIKQLKQDGYQGSNEFLVEVLMLTVLRHPNLVNLIGYCAEGDERLLVYEYMCKGTLEDNLFDQTPGKAPIDWNTRMKIALGAAKGLTYLHDVANPPVIYRDMKAANVLLDENFNPKLSDFGLAKLGPVGDKTHVSTRVMGTHGYCAPDYAMTGKLTVKSDIYSFGVLLLEMITGRRAFDCSKTRAEQNLIAWSRPFLNDRRKFGRLADPSLEGCYPPRAFHQLVVITSMCLQEQAHVRPIIADVVVALDHVASQPYVGEPDSNKVMKFSAQSSPIGKMATSASKGCKLRKGIDIP; from the exons ATGAGCTGTTTTCCCTGTCTCAGCCCTCGCCGGAGAGAAGCGAGGTGCAGAATCGAAGACAGCGGTCGTTCCCGCCCCCGTTCGCGTTTCGCCGCCGATCCTCCTG AGAATGAGAAGCCGGCTCCATCCGACGGCGGCGAGAGGAACAAATCCGCGAGAAAATTCACCTTCAGAGATCTCGCCGCGGCCACTCACAACTTTAGGGAGTCCAATCTGATCGGAGAAGGCGGCTTCGGGAGAGTCTACAAAGGGCGACTCGATTCAGACCAG ATTGTGGCCATCAAGCAGCTTAAGCAGGATGGTTATCAGGGGAGCAACGAGTTCCTGGTGGAAGTCCTAATGCTCACTGTGCTGCGGCATCCCAATCTTGTGAACCTGATCGGCTACTGCGCCGAGGGAGATGAGAGGCTGCTAGTTTACGAGTACATGTGCAAAGGAACCTTGGAAGACAACCTATTTG ATCAGACTCCTGGCAAGgcgccgatcgattggaacacaCGAATGAAGATTGCTCTCGGTGCTGCAAAGGGGCTCACGTACTTGCACGACGTTGCAAACCCTCCTGTAATTTACAGGGATATGAAGGCGGCAAACGTGTTGTTGGATGAAAACTTCAACCCCAAGCTGTCTGATTTTGGACTTGCTAAACTTGGGCCTGTCGGCGACAAAACGCATGTTTCGACGAGGGTGATGGGAACCCATGGTTACTGTGCTCCTGATTATGCCATGACCGGTAAGCTCACCGTGAAGTCTGACATTTATAGCTTCGGTGTGCTGCTGCTGGAGATGATCACTGGACGGCGAGCTTTCGATTGCTCGAAAACTCGCGCGGAGCAGAACTTAATAGCTTGG TCACGGCCGTTCTTGAACGATCGAAGGAAGTTCGGGCGGTTGGCTGATCCATCTCTCGAAGGTTGCTATCCTCCACGGGCCTTCCATCAGTTGGTCGTGATAACCTCAATGTGTCTCCAAGAGCAAGCTCATGTTCGACCAATTATAGCTGATGTCGTCGTTGCCCTTGACCATGTGGCATCCCAGCCGTACGTCGGAGAGCCGGACTCCAACAAGGTCATGAAATTCTCCGCTCAGTCCTCGCCTATTGGGAAAATGGCAACTTCAGCATCTAAAGGATGCAAACTTAGAAAAGGTATTGATATCCCATAA